One Scyliorhinus canicula chromosome 14, sScyCan1.1, whole genome shotgun sequence genomic region harbors:
- the si:ch211-140b10.6 gene encoding protein POLR1D-like isoform X3, whose translation MEKDGELERMKCPLPGANKRFLINTLKNAIPSQRQTYDRRQREEDEDLDLKEKEHRKKNHKNSFQPYKQGSKSRVKANRSPSPRKNDSKRTTKKYKGTNDY comes from the coding sequence GATGAAGTGTCCTCTGCCAGGAGCCAACAAACGGTTTCTTATCAATACCCTTAAGAATGCTATACCATCTCAAAGACAAACATATGACCGTCGACAAAGAGAAGAGGATGAGGATTTAGATCTAAAAGAAAAGGAACACCGGAAAAAGAATCACAAAAACAGCTTTCAACCCTATAAACAAGGATCAAAAAGTAGGGTGAAAGCTAACCGGTCTCCTTCTCCACGGAAAAATGACTCAAAGAGAACTACTAAAAAATATAAAGGCACAAATGATTATTGA